In a single window of the Olivibacter sp. SDN3 genome:
- the galB gene encoding beta-galactosidase GalB — protein MAIKFNLNDVVCFMMLFTIALQSPAQEPVNKRISLNDGWKFLKYETLAEADSLIYDLRPEVTADEDGKPADAKPTEAVKVEEARHVLKPWILPTGNAFIKDSTKQYIRPEGNPGNNFPFVQIDFDDSAWEEVTLPHDWAINGPFYKGWNTEVGGGMGRLPSQGVAWYRKELDIPASDDGKSIFLDIDGAMSYAIVWLNGKLLGGWPYGYASWRLDLTPYVIPGSTNQLTIRLDNPPSSSRWYPGGGIYRNVWLVKSNPLHVGQWGTFITTRDVSKRAATIALQLTVDNDGKTDEKVKVATEIYLLDAYGRKIGKPVATIKDMEALLKAQTSETLMGSTTLLEPKLWVPLPKQRPHRYTAVTKVTTKGREVDVYETTFGIRDLQFDPVRGLLVNGEHVPLNGVNQHHDLGALGAAFNTRAAERQLEMLREMGCNAIRMAHNPPAPELLDLTDRMGFLVINELFDNWELKKTPLDFHLIFPDWHEQDLRAFVRRDRNHPSVIMWSFGNEVGEQYTDTVGAAMAKRLQTIVKEEDATRPTTVSMNYAKPHMPLPEVVDIISLNYQGEGIRNGQAYEGLKGISTPPLFPAFREKFPHKMIVSSENAAAVSSRGEYLFPVYDGNSAPVKEGMGGDSIAQRVSAYELHSVDFGASADKVFAMMDQHPYVAGGFVWSGWDYLGEPTPYYLSRSSYFGVIDLAGFKKDRFYLYQSQWRPDLPMAHILPHWNWPDRIGKVTPVHVFTSGDAAELFLNGKSLGRKMVGADEYRLRWDDVKYSPGELKVVAYKNGEKWTETAVKTTGPASKLVLAADRTTLQADGEDLIFVTARVEDENGLLVPQAKSLLHYAIAGPGEIVATDNGDPTNLTPFSAQKREAFNGLGLVIVRAKPGETGRIKLKVASEGLTAATVVLNSVQEQ, from the coding sequence ATGGCGATAAAATTCAACCTGAATGATGTGGTTTGCTTCATGATGCTTTTTACTATAGCGCTACAGAGCCCTGCCCAGGAACCGGTTAATAAGCGTATTTCCCTCAATGATGGTTGGAAATTCTTGAAATATGAGACACTGGCTGAGGCGGATAGTCTAATCTACGATCTGCGGCCTGAGGTGACTGCTGATGAAGACGGTAAACCTGCCGACGCAAAGCCTACGGAAGCAGTTAAAGTGGAAGAGGCCAGACATGTATTAAAGCCTTGGATTTTGCCTACTGGAAATGCTTTTATTAAAGATTCGACAAAACAGTATATACGCCCGGAAGGAAATCCTGGTAATAATTTTCCTTTTGTACAGATCGACTTTGATGATAGTGCCTGGGAAGAAGTAACCTTGCCACACGATTGGGCCATCAATGGTCCTTTTTATAAGGGGTGGAACACGGAAGTTGGCGGAGGTATGGGGCGCCTGCCAAGTCAAGGGGTTGCTTGGTATCGTAAAGAACTGGATATCCCCGCCTCCGACGACGGTAAATCCATCTTTCTGGATATAGATGGGGCTATGTCTTATGCTATCGTATGGCTTAACGGCAAATTGCTGGGTGGCTGGCCTTATGGTTATGCCTCATGGCGGCTCGACCTTACGCCTTACGTGATCCCGGGGAGTACGAACCAACTGACCATCCGTTTGGATAACCCACCGAGTTCCTCACGCTGGTATCCCGGTGGCGGTATCTATCGCAATGTTTGGCTTGTCAAAAGTAATCCGTTACATGTAGGCCAATGGGGTACTTTCATCACTACACGTGATGTTTCAAAAAGGGCTGCAACCATAGCATTGCAGTTAACAGTAGATAATGATGGCAAGACGGATGAAAAGGTGAAGGTGGCCACTGAAATCTATCTGTTGGATGCATACGGACGAAAAATAGGTAAACCTGTCGCGACAATAAAAGACATGGAGGCCCTGCTGAAGGCGCAAACAAGCGAAACATTAATGGGCTCGACAACACTTTTGGAGCCTAAACTGTGGGTGCCCTTGCCTAAGCAAAGACCTCATCGTTATACGGCTGTCACGAAGGTCACTACTAAAGGGCGGGAGGTGGATGTCTATGAGACAACTTTTGGCATTCGCGACCTGCAATTTGATCCTGTTAGGGGCTTATTGGTTAACGGTGAGCATGTTCCCTTGAACGGGGTGAATCAACATCACGATCTGGGTGCACTGGGTGCTGCTTTTAATACGCGTGCGGCGGAGCGACAACTTGAGATGCTCCGGGAGATGGGTTGCAATGCCATCCGAATGGCGCATAATCCACCGGCGCCGGAACTGCTGGATTTGACAGACCGGATGGGTTTCCTCGTGATAAATGAGCTATTTGATAATTGGGAGTTGAAGAAAACGCCACTTGATTTTCACCTGATCTTTCCGGATTGGCATGAACAAGATCTACGGGCTTTCGTTCGGCGTGATAGGAATCACCCATCGGTAATCATGTGGAGTTTCGGCAATGAGGTTGGCGAGCAGTATACGGATACTGTAGGCGCAGCGATGGCGAAACGTTTACAGACTATTGTGAAGGAAGAGGATGCTACCCGGCCGACGACGGTCTCCATGAACTATGCCAAACCGCATATGCCGCTTCCGGAAGTGGTAGATATTATCAGCTTGAATTATCAGGGAGAAGGCATTCGCAACGGACAGGCTTATGAAGGCTTGAAAGGAATATCTACGCCTCCACTGTTTCCGGCATTTCGTGAGAAATTCCCCCATAAAATGATTGTAAGTAGTGAGAACGCAGCGGCTGTGAGTAGCCGTGGCGAATACCTCTTCCCCGTGTATGACGGGAACAGTGCACCGGTGAAAGAAGGCATGGGAGGCGATTCGATCGCGCAACGGGTGAGCGCTTACGAATTGCATTCGGTGGATTTTGGCGCATCGGCCGACAAGGTTTTTGCAATGATGGATCAACATCCCTATGTAGCCGGTGGTTTTGTTTGGAGTGGTTGGGACTACCTCGGCGAGCCAACACCGTACTATTTGTCTCGCAGCAGTTACTTTGGTGTCATAGACTTGGCCGGTTTTAAAAAAGATCGTTTTTATCTCTATCAGTCGCAATGGCGGCCAGATTTGCCTATGGCACATATTTTACCGCACTGGAACTGGCCGGATCGTATCGGTAAGGTAACACCGGTGCATGTGTTTACCTCTGGCGATGCGGCCGAACTGTTCCTTAATGGAAAGTCGCTGGGCAGAAAGATGGTGGGAGCCGATGAATATCGCCTACGTTGGGACGATGTTAAGTACAGTCCAGGCGAACTGAAGGTGGTAGCTTATAAAAATGGAGAAAAGTGGACGGAAACCGCGGTAAAGACAACCGGTCCGGCCAGCAAGCTCGTATTAGCTGCGGATCGTACAACATTGCAGGCCGATGGAGAAGATCTGATCTTCGTAACGGCAAGGGTAGAGGATGAAAATGGTTTGCTTGTGCCACAAGCAAAGAGTCTGCTACATTACGCAATAGCAGGGCCAGGTGAAATTGTTGCGACAGATAATGGTGATCCCACAAATTTGACGCCGTTTTCTGCACAGAAACGGGAGGCTTTTAACGGCTTGGGTTTGGTCATTGTACGGGCGAAACCGGGTGAAACAGGGCGTATAAAATTGAAAGTAGCGTCGGAAGGCTTGACTGCGGCAACTGTTGTTTTGAATAGTGTGCAGGAGCAATAG
- a CDS encoding putative glycolipid-binding domain-containing protein — protein MEIKRISWNGMETFNTHENLIMEILAERNAVVHSTVNGTINQMKVIVNYEVHINEKWQVNAVSINGHLDDEFISWHYLFASNRWLTDDGGKEFPLGYYDIDISVSPFTNTLAINRLMLKVGEKKTINVLYFDVLEQRVYIASQCYTRLDQQLYRFENTEGDFMAEITIDEDGFVINYPKLFKRL, from the coding sequence ATGGAAATCAAGCGAATTTCGTGGAACGGAATGGAGACATTTAACACACATGAAAACCTGATAATGGAAATATTGGCAGAGAGGAATGCTGTAGTCCATTCAACCGTCAACGGTACCATCAACCAAATGAAGGTAATAGTGAATTACGAGGTGCATATCAATGAAAAATGGCAAGTAAACGCTGTTAGCATTAACGGCCATTTGGATGATGAATTTATCAGCTGGCATTATCTTTTTGCTTCAAATAGATGGTTAACAGATGATGGAGGGAAAGAGTTTCCATTAGGCTATTACGATATTGATATTTCAGTGTCTCCTTTTACAAATACATTGGCTATCAATAGGTTAATGCTGAAGGTGGGTGAAAAAAAAACTATTAATGTGCTATATTTTGACGTACTTGAACAGCGCGTTTATATCGCAAGCCAGTGTTATACACGGCTTGATCAACAATTGTATCGATTCGAAAATACTGAAGGCGACTTCATGGCAGAAATTACAATCGATGAGGATGGTTTTGTTATCAATTACCCAAAGCTCTTCAAACGCTTGTGA